In Bacillus sp. BGMRC 2118, a genomic segment contains:
- a CDS encoding AAA family ATPase, translated as MENRQKHLSAMYAEKLKEWKLSIDTMGYIKNEGEVISILKKIQNQDDSFEATLLGLLVRSRLHRIHTIDDLSLIWIERARELSPQNEQLAHLDASIVSASFSRLFKELSFPAIRETDNRTSKKKLAEEYISQCKLFLGQFDIEREKVERLAGVNIPNNPLEILDNLYLEITQLLQAAEEYSESISGVFHTSVYLDDIKKSLDRIDELKSGAFLEENAVQSTETNSLQELEEMIGLDAVKQRIHRHYHYLQYQKKRKDLGFVMKDEPSLHMILTGNPGTGKTTLARLLAKIYFELNILPKAEVVEVDRSHIVGSFMGQTEENIKALIKRAVGGILFIDEAYSLKREGQSGNDYGQTAVDTLVSSMTSGEFAGKFAVILAGYPEEMRQFLWANPGLRSRFPESNHIHLPDYSNDELLEIAKKVALDNDYGIAEDALLELENRIEKERVDESFGNARTVKNIILDSIFQKGATTKVDIADPFDYTILEKQDLIVHDTEEQVSSEEKLEDLIGLSTIKEELRKIQHFVQVQQVRRDKGLKLVPIQLHAVFSGNPGTGKSTVAHLYAGILKECGLLKRGHVVVASRADLIASYVGQTAIKTKKKIREALGGVLFIDEAYSLLSSSQSDFGKEAIDTLVDEMTKHEDRLVVILAGYSNEIERLLSSNPGLRSRFKKFFHFTDYRPEEIVDIFQKRVKQYDYELSQSAIDYLHEYVKSKTITGNARFSINLVDEVLQVQAARIMEQPELSEIEFSLIHAQDIEEVLRDETK; from the coding sequence ATGGAAAATAGACAAAAGCACTTATCAGCTATGTATGCTGAAAAGTTAAAGGAATGGAAGTTAAGTATTGATACAATGGGTTACATAAAAAATGAAGGTGAAGTTATTTCAATACTGAAGAAAATACAAAACCAGGATGATTCATTTGAAGCGACATTGCTCGGGTTATTAGTCCGTTCAAGGTTACACCGTATACATACCATAGATGATTTATCTTTGATTTGGATAGAAAGAGCTAGAGAATTAAGCCCCCAAAATGAACAATTAGCGCATCTGGATGCGAGTATTGTATCTGCTTCATTTTCTAGACTGTTTAAAGAGTTATCATTTCCTGCAATTCGAGAAACAGATAATCGGACATCAAAAAAGAAGCTGGCAGAAGAATATATCTCTCAATGTAAGCTGTTTCTTGGCCAGTTTGATATAGAGCGTGAGAAGGTAGAACGTCTAGCTGGAGTTAATATACCGAATAACCCCCTCGAGATATTAGACAATCTTTACCTTGAGATCACACAATTACTTCAAGCAGCTGAGGAGTATTCAGAATCTATTTCTGGGGTTTTCCATACTTCTGTGTATTTAGATGATATCAAGAAATCTTTAGATCGAATTGATGAACTCAAGAGTGGGGCTTTTCTTGAAGAGAACGCTGTACAGTCAACTGAAACAAACAGTCTACAAGAGCTTGAAGAGATGATTGGATTAGATGCTGTAAAACAACGAATTCACCGTCATTATCATTATTTGCAATACCAAAAAAAGCGCAAAGACTTAGGGTTTGTCATGAAGGATGAACCTAGCTTGCATATGATTTTGACTGGTAATCCTGGGACGGGGAAGACAACGCTAGCAAGACTTTTGGCCAAAATCTATTTTGAGCTAAATATACTACCTAAGGCGGAAGTTGTAGAGGTTGATCGTTCCCATATCGTTGGGTCATTTATGGGTCAGACTGAGGAAAATATAAAAGCACTCATAAAACGTGCTGTCGGTGGTATTTTGTTTATTGACGAAGCTTATAGTTTAAAGCGTGAAGGCCAATCTGGGAATGATTATGGACAAACGGCAGTTGATACTTTAGTTTCCTCTATGACAAGTGGTGAATTTGCTGGTAAGTTTGCAGTAATTTTAGCTGGGTATCCAGAGGAAATGAGACAATTTCTGTGGGCAAATCCAGGACTAAGAAGCCGATTTCCAGAAAGTAATCACATACATCTACCTGATTATTCAAATGATGAGTTACTTGAAATTGCGAAAAAGGTTGCTTTAGATAATGATTACGGCATTGCAGAAGATGCATTACTTGAGCTTGAAAATCGAATTGAGAAGGAAAGAGTAGACGAGAGCTTTGGTAATGCTAGAACCGTAAAAAATATTATCCTGGATTCTATCTTTCAAAAAGGTGCAACGACTAAGGTGGACATCGCAGATCCGTTTGATTATACCATCTTGGAAAAGCAAGATTTAATTGTTCATGATACTGAAGAACAAGTATCTTCTGAAGAGAAGCTTGAAGATCTAATTGGACTAAGTACAATAAAGGAAGAGTTGCGTAAAATCCAACATTTCGTTCAAGTACAACAAGTTCGAAGAGATAAAGGCTTAAAGCTTGTTCCCATTCAATTACATGCTGTATTTAGCGGGAATCCCGGGACTGGAAAATCAACAGTCGCCCATTTATATGCCGGTATTTTAAAAGAATGTGGATTATTAAAGCGCGGGCATGTTGTGGTTGCCTCTAGGGCTGATTTAATTGCGAGCTATGTAGGACAAACAGCGATTAAAACGAAAAAGAAAATTCGTGAAGCACTTGGTGGTGTTTTATTTATAGATGAGGCGTATTCGTTATTATCTTCCTCACAAAGTGATTTTGGCAAAGAAGCAATTGATACACTAGTTGATGAGATGACAAAACATGAGGATCGATTAGTTGTGATTCTTGCAGGTTATTCTAACGAAATTGAACGTTTGCTCTCGAGCAATCCAGGATTACGCTCACGATTTAAAAAGTTCTTCCACTTTACGGATTATCGCCCAGAAGAAATAGTAGACATATTCCAAAAACGTGTGAAACAATATGATTACGAACTTTCACAAAGTGCAATAGATTATCTACATGAGTATGTTAAATCAAAGACGATTACAGGAAATGCAAGATTTTCCATTAATTTAGTCGATGAAGTCTTACAAGTTCAGGCTGCCCGGATCATGGAGCAACCCGAACTATCAGAAATAGAATTTTCACTAATACATGCACAGGATATTGAAGAAGTGCTGAGAGACGAAACGAAATAG
- a CDS encoding acyl-CoA thioesterase, with translation MIVSTREIEVRYAETDQMGVVYHANYLVWMELGRTALIQDLGFKYAQLEEDGIVSPVIDLQIAYKKPLRYGETGTIKTWIAEYDGFRSIYEYEITTPTGEVAATGRSTHVCVKKDSFRPIPFRKMYPDWHEAYMNAMKKEDE, from the coding sequence ATGATTGTATCTACTAGGGAAATTGAGGTTCGTTATGCAGAAACAGATCAAATGGGTGTAGTGTATCATGCTAATTACTTAGTGTGGATGGAGTTAGGAAGAACAGCTCTCATCCAAGACTTAGGATTTAAATATGCTCAGTTGGAGGAAGACGGTATTGTTTCACCGGTAATTGATTTGCAAATTGCCTATAAAAAGCCACTAAGATATGGGGAAACGGGAACAATCAAAACGTGGATCGCAGAATATGACGGTTTTCGATCAATCTATGAATATGAGATTACAACTCCAACAGGAGAGGTGGCTGCGACAGGAAGGTCTACTCACGTTTGTGTGAAAAAGGACTCGTTCCGTCCAATACCATTTCGAAAAATGTATCCAGACTGGCATGAAGCATATATGAACGCGATGAAAAAGGAAGACGAATAG
- a CDS encoding sigma-70 family RNA polymerase sigma factor encodes MSTDEQLVKEVIAGNTECFREIVSRYQSKVYSVAFKVARNQKDAEDISQDVFVKVYHSLHLFKGESSFSTWIYKVTMNKSLDWKRKQERSTSKDVGMVDDQLKDRYDTPEQQLLKQYDRDLIKQSIKLLPEKYQIVLELYYFEECSYKDIADRLDIAVKTVETRLYRAKGLVREHLVKGGIG; translated from the coding sequence ATGAGTACCGATGAACAGTTAGTTAAAGAAGTAATCGCTGGAAATACTGAATGTTTTCGGGAAATTGTCTCCCGATATCAATCAAAAGTTTATTCTGTAGCTTTTAAAGTCGCGCGAAATCAAAAAGATGCAGAGGATATTTCTCAAGATGTATTTGTAAAAGTGTATCATTCACTTCATCTATTCAAAGGTGAATCTAGTTTTTCAACATGGATCTACAAAGTGACGATGAATAAATCACTAGATTGGAAAAGAAAGCAAGAACGTAGTACCTCAAAAGATGTCGGGATGGTGGATGATCAGTTGAAAGATCGATACGATACACCCGAACAACAGCTACTTAAACAATATGACAGAGATTTGATCAAACAATCGATAAAACTACTTCCTGAAAAATATCAAATTGTTCTCGAATTATATTATTTTGAAGAGTGTAGCTACAAAGATATTGCTGATCGGCTAGACATTGCAGTGAAGACGGTTGAGACAAGGCTTTATCGAGCAAAGGGATTAGTGAGAGAGCATTTAGTGAAAGGAGGAATAGGATGA
- a CDS encoding FbpB family small basic protein, with protein sequence MRKFKKRSFQELVLENKRQLLNDKEALEKIEDRLVQKHLDKAE encoded by the coding sequence ATGAGGAAATTTAAGAAACGCTCATTTCAGGAGTTAGTTTTAGAAAATAAGCGCCAACTATTAAATGATAAAGAAGCACTAGAGAAAATTGAGGATCGTTTAGTACAGAAGCATTTGGATAAAGCAGAATAA
- a CDS encoding acid-soluble spore protein N, whose product MGNPKKHSQHFRPDHPGTQPRGYGGNKGKKYQDTSGEHAQVIQTKGE is encoded by the coding sequence ATGGGAAATCCAAAAAAACATAGTCAACACTTTCGTCCGGACCATCCAGGTACACAGCCTAGAGGATATGGCGGAAATAAAGGAAAGAAATATCAGGATACATCTGGAGAGCACGCTCAAGTAATCCAAACAAAAGGTGAATAA
- a CDS encoding small acid-soluble spore protein Tlp, whose translation MAQHRSNPDDRSDNVEKLQEMIHNTIDNMEAAEATLEFANGKDRADVEAKNERRREALDALRNEVKDEAQYNGRGE comes from the coding sequence ATGGCACAGCATCGTTCAAATCCCGATGATCGTAGTGATAATGTAGAAAAATTGCAGGAAATGATTCATAATACAATTGACAACATGGAAGCTGCTGAGGCGACGTTAGAGTTTGCTAATGGCAAGGACCGTGCTGATGTAGAGGCAAAGAATGAGCGCCGCCGTGAAGCACTTGATGCACTTCGTAATGAAGTAAAGGATGAAGCGCAATATAACGGAAGAGGCGAGTAA
- a CDS encoding alpha/beta hydrolase, translated as MLIRGKKLYVEQYGHQANPAILYLHGGPGESCYDFTFHQKSRLEKYFRVIAIDQRGVCRSEGIKEGEEFSLEDLIYDCEALREYLQIDTWSIVGHSFGGYLALLYASLFPKSIEKVVFECPTFDFALTARFLIKKTASLAGKYGNKELEKRCKEFLCNQELSPQQLTEGYMMLSDELGENRMEIYRYMKENPTDYSLYSDEEWDMFYDRSEIHYNLLRKEGEIFNSLLCKIKEIVNPMLLLTAEYDAATCERHIEVFGSEAMDGQLYHFKECGHTPHYEKADEFALVVKNFVSGSEVMNRID; from the coding sequence ATTTTGATTAGAGGAAAGAAACTGTATGTTGAACAATATGGACATCAAGCGAATCCGGCGATCCTTTATTTGCACGGTGGACCTGGAGAGAGTTGCTACGATTTTACATTTCACCAAAAAAGTAGGCTGGAGAAGTATTTTCGAGTAATCGCCATTGACCAAAGAGGAGTTTGTCGTTCTGAAGGGATTAAGGAAGGTGAGGAATTCTCGTTAGAGGATCTTATATACGATTGTGAAGCGCTTAGGGAGTATTTACAAATAGACACATGGTCTATTGTTGGACATTCATTTGGCGGGTATTTAGCACTTCTCTATGCATCACTTTTTCCAAAATCAATTGAAAAGGTGGTGTTTGAATGCCCCACATTTGATTTTGCTCTAACTGCTAGGTTTCTCATAAAGAAAACAGCCTCATTAGCGGGTAAGTATGGAAACAAAGAGTTAGAAAAAAGGTGTAAAGAGTTTTTATGTAATCAGGAATTATCACCACAGCAGCTCACAGAAGGGTATATGATGCTTAGCGACGAGCTTGGTGAAAACCGAATGGAAATATACCGCTATATGAAGGAAAATCCAACTGACTACTCACTCTATTCCGACGAAGAATGGGATATGTTTTATGACCGTTCGGAAATACACTATAATCTCTTGAGAAAAGAAGGTGAAATTTTCAATTCATTGCTTTGTAAAATAAAAGAAATTGTAAATCCAATGCTTTTACTTACAGCTGAGTATGATGCAGCAACGTGTGAAAGACACATTGAAGTCTTTGGTTCGGAAGCAATGGATGGACAGCTTTATCATTTTAAGGAGTGCGGACATACTCCACATTATGAAAAAGCAGATGAGTTTGCTCTAGTAGTAAAGAACTTTGTTAGCGGAAGTGAAGTCATGAATAGGATTGATTGA
- a CDS encoding DUF4097 domain-containing protein: MRQWKIGTITAGILLISLGVLWLGNNIWDIPIHTLIANAWPVLLIVLGIEVLIHQFFKKEESLKFDGFSIFLVIMLGIISMVIYGVQSTGVLPAISNVINGEKYSNEFQLKEDASTVEELVVEIPNGDITLSGSDTKEVSVDGVLNIRAEDEKKAKDLLKKSVTLNKVGKKLILKVEMPSNQSFIDWINYDGTFNISLPKELFVKMNVANGDVEANELLSGTQFELINGDLQLEDVKGVIKVNNQNGSISINEIDGELIASLTNGDITVLTSKVTGPFDIETVNGDVLATIPTDADIKMNGETQNGEVSGTVAWERSGSEDDHSYDKKGKLSIGKGTYEIDISSVNGDVTVKTK, translated from the coding sequence ATGAGACAATGGAAAATAGGTACAATCACAGCGGGTATTCTGCTAATTTCGTTAGGAGTATTATGGTTAGGTAACAATATCTGGGATATTCCAATTCACACTTTAATAGCTAATGCTTGGCCAGTATTACTAATTGTATTAGGAATTGAAGTGCTGATTCATCAGTTTTTTAAGAAGGAAGAAAGTTTAAAGTTTGATGGATTTAGTATCTTTCTAGTGATTATGCTTGGCATTATTAGTATGGTTATATATGGTGTTCAATCAACGGGTGTTCTGCCAGCAATCTCGAATGTTATCAATGGCGAGAAATATTCTAATGAATTCCAATTAAAGGAAGATGCTTCAACGGTCGAAGAGTTAGTAGTAGAGATTCCAAATGGCGATATCACACTTTCAGGTTCTGATACGAAAGAAGTTTCTGTAGATGGAGTGCTAAATATTCGTGCAGAGGATGAAAAAAAGGCAAAAGATTTACTTAAAAAGAGTGTAACCTTAAATAAGGTAGGGAAAAAGCTTATACTAAAGGTAGAAATGCCATCTAATCAATCCTTTATTGATTGGATTAATTATGACGGTACATTTAATATAAGTTTGCCGAAGGAATTGTTTGTTAAAATGAATGTGGCAAATGGTGATGTTGAAGCAAATGAATTATTGAGTGGTACACAATTTGAACTTATAAATGGTGACCTTCAATTAGAAGATGTTAAAGGAGTTATAAAAGTAAATAACCAAAATGGTTCCATTTCTATAAATGAAATTGATGGGGAATTAATTGCCTCCTTGACAAATGGTGATATTACAGTATTAACGTCTAAAGTAACAGGTCCTTTTGATATCGAAACAGTAAACGGAGACGTCTTGGCAACAATCCCAACAGATGCGGATATTAAAATGAATGGTGAAACACAAAATGGAGAAGTTAGTGGTACAGTTGCATGGGAAAGATCAGGTAGTGAAGATGATCATTCCTATGACAAAAAAGGTAAGCTTTCCATCGGAAAAGGTACGTATGAGATTGATATATCAAGCGTTAATGGAGACGTTACAGTTAAAACGAAATAA
- a CDS encoding redoxin domain-containing protein, protein MEVMKKLIAILLLAGLIGYTIYTQIQEKKSNSIAETTTETNPYNPGEEVGKALTKGPLLQKVAPDFELVTLEGETVQLSDLKGKKVFINFWATWCPPCRDEMPEIEEFSLANEDIVVLAINLRNTERSDENVRKYIEEGNYSFNILLDKKGEITNQYKVLTLPTSFFVNTEGVIQYKFVGPLTLDKMNDIASKLH, encoded by the coding sequence ATGGAAGTAATGAAAAAACTCATTGCCATCTTATTGTTAGCAGGCCTTATTGGTTATACAATTTACACACAAATTCAAGAGAAAAAAAGTAATAGCATTGCTGAGACCACAACTGAAACGAATCCTTATAATCCTGGGGAAGAAGTAGGGAAAGCTCTAACAAAAGGTCCATTACTTCAGAAAGTTGCACCTGACTTTGAACTGGTCACGTTAGAAGGTGAGACAGTACAGTTATCTGACCTCAAAGGGAAGAAAGTGTTTATCAACTTCTGGGCAACGTGGTGCCCGCCATGCCGTGATGAGATGCCAGAGATTGAGGAATTTTCTCTTGCAAATGAAGATATTGTTGTTTTGGCCATTAATTTACGAAATACGGAGCGAAGCGATGAAAATGTACGAAAATATATAGAAGAAGGAAACTACTCATTTAATATACTGTTGGACAAAAAAGGGGAAATAACGAACCAATATAAAGTGTTAACCCTGCCGACTTCCTTCTTTGTGAATACTGAAGGAGTTATTCAATATAAATTTGTAGGTCCTTTAACATTAGATAAAATGAATGACATAGCATCCAAATTACATTAG
- the acnA gene encoding aconitate hydratase AcnA has product MATNDVFKARSSFEVNGKKYNYYNLKALEEAGLGNVSRLPYSIKVLLESVLRQYDGRVITKEHVENLVKWGTDELKEVDVPFKPSRVILQDFTGVPAVVDLASLRKAMADLGGDPQKINPEKPVDLVIDHSVQVDRAGTADALAYNMDLEFERNAERYKFLSWAKKAFDNYRAVPPATGIVHQVNLEYLADVVIANEGENGEFEAFPDSLVGTDSHTTMINGIGVLGWGVGGIEAEAGMLGQPSYFPVPEVIGVKLVGELPNGTTATDLALKVTQVLRQKGVVNKFVEFFGPGVSVLPLADRATIANMAPEYGATCGFFPVDSEALEYMRLTGRSEELISLVEEYSKANGLFFTPDSEDPIFTDVVEIDLSEIEANLSGPKRPQDLIPLSNMKESFTKALTAPAGNQGFGLKPEEVNKEITVKFNNGDETTMKTGSVAIAAITSCTNTSNPYVLIAAGLVAKKAVEKGLTVPKYVKTSLAPGSKVVTGYLENSGLLPYLEQLGFNTVGYGCTTCIGNSGPLADEIEKAVADSDLLVTSVLSGNRNFEGRIHPLVKGNYLASPPLVVAYALAGTVDIDLQNEVIGTDKDGNDVRFADIWPSTAEINELVKSTVTPELFRKEYETVFDDNERWNQIETTDDALYQWDEDSTYIQNPPFFEGLSPEPGEVEPLTGLRVVGKFGDSVTTDHISPAGSIGKDTPAGKYLQENGVSPRDFNSYGSRRGNDRVMTRGTFANIRIKNQIAPGTEGGFTTYWPTGEVMSIYDACMNYKKDNVGLVVLAGHDYGMGSSRDWAAKGTNLLGIKTVIAQSFERIHRSNLVLMGVLPLQFKEGEGAESLGLTGKETIEVHIDETVKPRDLVKVTATDEAGNKKEFEVLVRFDSEVEVDYYRHGGILQMVLRDKLKEN; this is encoded by the coding sequence GTGTTATTCTTCAAGATTTCACTGGTGTACCAGCAGTTGTTGACTTAGCATCACTAAGAAAAGCAATGGCTGATTTAGGTGGAGATCCACAAAAGATTAATCCTGAAAAGCCAGTCGATCTAGTAATTGACCACTCTGTACAAGTTGACAGAGCAGGTACTGCTGACGCACTTGCTTATAATATGGATTTAGAATTTGAGCGTAACGCTGAGCGTTATAAATTCTTAAGCTGGGCAAAAAAAGCATTTGATAACTATCGTGCTGTTCCACCAGCAACTGGTATCGTTCACCAAGTTAACTTAGAATACTTAGCAGACGTTGTTATAGCAAATGAAGGCGAAAACGGTGAATTTGAAGCATTCCCGGATTCATTGGTAGGAACTGACTCACATACGACGATGATTAACGGTATCGGTGTATTAGGTTGGGGTGTAGGTGGTATTGAGGCAGAAGCAGGTATGCTTGGTCAACCTTCTTACTTCCCGGTACCAGAAGTTATTGGTGTTAAATTAGTTGGTGAACTTCCTAACGGAACTACTGCGACTGACTTAGCATTAAAAGTAACTCAAGTACTGCGTCAAAAAGGTGTAGTTAATAAGTTTGTAGAATTCTTCGGTCCTGGGGTATCTGTACTTCCATTAGCTGACCGTGCAACTATCGCAAACATGGCACCAGAATACGGAGCTACTTGTGGATTCTTCCCAGTTGATAGTGAAGCTTTAGAATATATGCGTTTAACTGGACGTAGCGAAGAGCTTATCAGCTTAGTTGAAGAATATTCAAAAGCAAACGGCTTGTTCTTCACTCCTGATAGCGAAGATCCAATCTTCACTGATGTAGTGGAAATTGACCTTTCTGAAATTGAAGCGAACTTGTCTGGTCCTAAGCGTCCACAGGACTTAATTCCGCTTTCAAACATGAAAGAGTCTTTCACAAAAGCATTAACTGCTCCTGCTGGAAACCAAGGTTTTGGTTTAAAGCCAGAAGAAGTGAATAAAGAAATCACTGTAAAGTTCAATAATGGTGATGAAACGACAATGAAAACTGGTAGCGTAGCAATTGCTGCGATTACAAGCTGTACGAACACATCAAACCCATATGTTCTAATTGCGGCAGGTTTAGTTGCTAAGAAGGCTGTTGAAAAAGGACTTACAGTTCCTAAATATGTAAAAACTTCATTAGCTCCTGGATCTAAGGTTGTAACTGGATACCTTGAGAATTCTGGGTTGCTTCCATACTTAGAGCAACTTGGATTCAATACAGTAGGTTATGGATGTACAACATGTATCGGTAACTCAGGTCCATTAGCAGACGAAATCGAAAAGGCTGTTGCTGATAGTGATTTACTTGTAACATCTGTACTGTCTGGTAACCGTAACTTCGAAGGACGTATCCACCCACTAGTAAAAGGTAACTACTTAGCATCACCACCACTTGTTGTGGCATATGCGCTAGCTGGTACAGTTGATATCGACTTACAGAACGAAGTAATCGGTACAGACAAAGATGGAAATGATGTTCGTTTTGCTGACATTTGGCCATCAACTGCTGAAATCAATGAGCTTGTGAAGAGCACAGTTACACCTGAACTATTCCGTAAAGAATATGAAACTGTATTTGATGATAACGAGCGTTGGAATCAAATTGAAACAACTGATGATGCACTTTATCAATGGGATGAGGATTCAACTTATATTCAAAATCCTCCATTCTTTGAAGGTCTATCCCCAGAACCAGGTGAAGTTGAACCATTAACTGGTCTACGTGTAGTTGGTAAGTTTGGTGATTCAGTAACAACTGACCACATTTCACCTGCAGGATCAATCGGTAAAGATACTCCAGCTGGTAAGTACCTACAAGAAAATGGTGTGTCACCACGTGACTTTAACTCATACGGTTCACGTCGTGGTAATGACCGTGTTATGACAAGAGGTACGTTTGCAAACATTCGTATCAAGAACCAAATCGCACCAGGCACAGAAGGTGGATTTACTACTTACTGGCCAACTGGTGAAGTAATGTCTATCTATGATGCTTGTATGAACTACAAGAAAGATAACGTCGGTCTTGTTGTGTTAGCTGGTCATGACTATGGCATGGGTTCATCTCGTGACTGGGCAGCAAAAGGAACTAACCTTTTAGGAATTAAGACTGTTATTGCTCAAAGCTTTGAACGTATCCACCGTAGTAACCTAGTGTTAATGGGTGTTCTTCCACTTCAATTTAAAGAAGGAGAAGGCGCTGAATCTCTAGGCTTAACTGGTAAGGAAACAATCGAAGTACACATTGATGAAACAGTTAAACCTCGTGACCTTGTAAAAGTTACAGCAACTGATGAAGCTGGAAACAAGAAAGAATTTGAAGTTCTTGTTCGTTTTGACAGTGAAGTAGAAGTTGATTACTACCGTCATGGTGGTATCTTACAAATGGTATTACGTGATAAGTTAAAAGAAAACTAA
- a CDS encoding CapA family protein has product MSKRTRLLGYSTLVLTILLFTFVFIDRVNTSDTKEYTVQSHSNRTEKLSAKDFKSSATITAVGDILIHSLVYNSAKTTAGYDFKPMFSDVKPMLEAADITVANQETMIGGHEIGLSTYPSFNSPFEVGDALKDAGVDIVTIANNHTIDRGEKAIQNALNHYNKIGMPYTGAYSSPEDQTVIRTLKKNGITFSFLAYTYGTNGIPVPKDKPYLVNLIDLNNIERDIKLAKQESDVVVVSLHFGNEYQRMPNDEQRNIAKTVINQGADIILGHHPHVLQPMEWIEAEDGHKGFVIYSLGNFLSSQKSIYREIGGILTLTVNKEIQDGKTIIDIKNPEFQSTYVSRTHRYKIVPLEKAASYGLTNAPSMFNDIQDHMYKLLPDTEVAQAN; this is encoded by the coding sequence ATGAGCAAACGAACGCGTTTATTGGGATATTCTACTTTAGTCCTTACTATTTTACTATTCACCTTTGTTTTTATAGATCGTGTCAATACGAGTGATACGAAAGAGTACACTGTACAATCACATTCAAATCGGACTGAAAAGCTTTCCGCAAAAGACTTTAAAAGCTCGGCAACGATAACAGCTGTTGGGGATATCCTCATACACAGTCTTGTATATAATTCCGCAAAAACTACTGCCGGCTATGATTTCAAGCCTATGTTTTCTGACGTTAAACCAATGTTAGAAGCTGCAGATATAACGGTTGCGAACCAAGAGACAATGATTGGCGGACATGAAATTGGCTTATCAACTTATCCTTCCTTCAATAGTCCATTTGAAGTTGGAGATGCCTTAAAGGATGCTGGTGTAGACATTGTCACGATTGCCAATAACCACACGATAGATCGTGGTGAAAAAGCAATACAAAATGCACTTAATCACTACAATAAAATTGGAATGCCATACACGGGGGCATACTCTTCTCCTGAAGACCAAACTGTGATACGTACTTTGAAGAAAAATGGTATTACATTTTCGTTCCTTGCCTACACGTATGGAACGAATGGTATCCCAGTTCCAAAGGACAAGCCCTATCTAGTTAATTTGATTGATTTAAACAACATTGAAAGAGATATTAAGCTCGCTAAGCAAGAGAGTGATGTAGTCGTAGTCAGTCTCCACTTCGGAAATGAATATCAGCGAATGCCAAATGATGAGCAGCGAAATATTGCTAAAACTGTAATTAACCAAGGGGCTGATATTATTCTAGGTCATCATCCTCACGTTCTACAACCGATGGAATGGATTGAAGCCGAAGACGGTCATAAAGGATTTGTTATCTATTCATTAGGGAATTTTCTGTCCAGTCAAAAGTCAATTTATCGTGAGATTGGCGGCATCTTAACATTAACCGTAAACAAAGAAATTCAAGATGGGAAGACAATAATCGATATAAAAAATCCAGAATTCCAATCAACTTATGTATCAAGAACACATCGATATAAAATTGTTCCTTTAGAGAAGGCTGCTTCATATGGATTAACGAATGCACCAAGTATGTTCAATGATATCCAAGATCATATGTACAAGCTATTACCAGATACAGAAGTGGCTCAAGCTAATTAA